GGATGTTTGGACGTAGCGATCGCCAGGGGAGACCTTTACTCTCTTTAGGTGGCCCCAAAGGAAGAGATGAACTGCTGCTAGAAAAAATTGATGGCCGTACAGTTGCCTTTCTACAACTGCAAAATGGGATTCTTAGCTACGATGAAAAAGCGATTTTAGGATTACTTCCTACCTTATCCAAAGCTCTCATACATCCTTCTTTTCGCCTGCGAACACTCATCCAGCTTGATCAAGCTTGGGTAGCTGGCGTTAAACGACAAGTACAAGAAAATCAAATTCTATTGGTTAGAACAGCTCCTCTTCACATACGTACGGCGTTTGGCAAGGTAGTAAATGAACTCTTACCTAAAGCGATTACACATACAACTGCAGATATTCTAGAACCAGATACAACAGCATCTGGCGATGTATACGAGTTATTTGGTGCTTCTCAAGAAGACTTATCGATCATCCCGATTGAATTTTATACTTTAGAAGCACATCGCGAACATGTGTTTTTTACTGATCGCGATCAATTGCAAAATTGCCTGGAAGATTCTTCTAAGCTTTTTCAAGCCTTTGAAACAGCTCCTACCCCTGCTTACCATCGAGCTGCTGTTTTTGTCGTTAAAGGTGAGCAGTTATTAAATCTAAAACCCAAAGATTGGATTATAAGAGACATCCATAAAAGCCCTTTTCCAGGGCTTTTTCATCCTTCTGAACAGGCTATTTTAGTACAGAACTACATTGAACAACAAGCCTGCTATCTTTTTTTAAAATACATTGAAGATGGCTTAATTACCAGTCAGGGCATTTTATTAACTAGATATTTTCCTTCTCCTTTAATGAAAAGAATGCTTTTAAGCAACTCTGTTCAACGTTGCTTAAAAGGCATATTCTTTAAAACACCTTCTTTAGCTTACGGGAATTTCTTCTCCCATGAAGACAGATCTCTACTGCTTGACCTTGCTAGTTTTGGTATTCCGGTCTATTGGGTAGATGACACAACAAACAAAGTATTACAATACACTCCAAAACCAGGAAAAGACTCAGGCATGTTCGTCCCCGAACCATTTGTCGATGCATTTATTCGATCCACAACATTTGGCATATATGGTTCCACTCTAGTCACTGGGGCTTTTGAAGAGGAATTAACCGCTTTATTAAAAGGCTTAATACAGATGCGTTCTTTTCTAAATCATCCTCTTTTAAATGCAAATACTCCTATTGCTTTAGTAACCGGAGGAGGACCTGGTATTATGGAAGTAGGTAATAGAGTAGCTGAGAGGATTGGTATTTTATCCTGTGCAAATCTTGTGGACTTTCGCAATAGCAACAATCTCAATATTCAAGAGCAAAAACAAAACGCCTACGTTGAAGCAAAAATGACCTATCGCTTAGATCACCTTGTGGAAAGACAAGCGGAATTTAACCTAGATTTTCCGATTATCTTGCCAGGAGGATTTGGAACTGATTTCGAGCAGTGTTTAGAAGAAGTAAGAAGAAAAGTGGGCTCCATTGTACCCACACCTGTTCTTTTATTTGGAGACTCTCATTTCTGGCAGCAGAAAATCACCCCTCGCTTCCAATCAAACCTAAAACTAGGAACCATTAAAGAATCTGAATGGGTCAGCAATTGCTTTTACTGCATACAAAATGCCACTCAAGGACTGAAAATATATGAACAATACTTTTCAGGTACATTGCCTATTGGTTCAGAATATCCGCCTAGCTCCGATGGATTTGTAATCATGGATTAAAATCCCCAAGAAAGCCCTATTCCACCATATTCGGTGCGTTTTTTGAAAAACTGCCCTTCATAAGAATAGCCATCATGATATTCCACATAAATACGCATCTTACGGCCTACTCCTTGCAGTTTACTAATTTCGTATCCCAATTTCATACTTACATCAAAGTTCCAGTCTCTGACTTGCCAATTTTCTACATGGATAGCAAAAAATGGTGTTCCATATAAGCGATGG
The Candidatus Rhabdochlamydia sp. T3358 DNA segment above includes these coding regions:
- a CDS encoding LOG family protein, with the translated sequence MESYLLAHHYDLVTPDGLITKMDRPSSELLNVEIQIQNISPAFVGFQIDSAHITFNLKSTLAQLGLNAVLQEIDLQEKNAFAIAKVQLKAYGKIALALFDFIQQGSYIGKLFAADPRRRVRDPDYLMRMFGRSDRQGRPLLSLGGPKGRDELLLEKIDGRTVAFLQLQNGILSYDEKAILGLLPTLSKALIHPSFRLRTLIQLDQAWVAGVKRQVQENQILLVRTAPLHIRTAFGKVVNELLPKAITHTTADILEPDTTASGDVYELFGASQEDLSIIPIEFYTLEAHREHVFFTDRDQLQNCLEDSSKLFQAFETAPTPAYHRAAVFVVKGEQLLNLKPKDWIIRDIHKSPFPGLFHPSEQAILVQNYIEQQACYLFLKYIEDGLITSQGILLTRYFPSPLMKRMLLSNSVQRCLKGIFFKTPSLAYGNFFSHEDRSLLLDLASFGIPVYWVDDTTNKVLQYTPKPGKDSGMFVPEPFVDAFIRSTTFGIYGSTLVTGAFEEELTALLKGLIQMRSFLNHPLLNANTPIALVTGGGPGIMEVGNRVAERIGILSCANLVDFRNSNNLNIQEQKQNAYVEAKMTYRLDHLVERQAEFNLDFPIILPGGFGTDFEQCLEEVRRKVGSIVPTPVLLFGDSHFWQQKITPRFQSNLKLGTIKESEWVSNCFYCIQNATQGLKIYEQYFSGTLPIGSEYPPSSDGFVIMD